In Methanobacterium sp. Maddingley MBC34, a genomic segment contains:
- a CDS encoding archaeal flavoprotein (PFAM: Flavoprotein): MKIAWAFTGAGHLLLESVETLEKIAGEHQVTVLLSGAGEEVLKMYGLFDRVKSITGGYYQELVLEKDQMWSYPISGRFSLGRYDLLIVSPTTSNTIAKLVHGIA; this comes from the coding sequence ATGAAAATTGCTTGGGCCTTTACCGGAGCAGGTCACCTGCTCTTGGAAAGTGTGGAAACACTGGAAAAGATTGCAGGGGAACATCAGGTCACGGTGTTGCTTTCCGGTGCAGGTGAAGAAGTACTGAAGATGTACGGCCTTTTTGACCGTGTTAAATCAATTACTGGTGGTTATTACCAGGAGTTGGTTCTGGAAAAGGATCAGATGTGGAGTTATCCAATATCTGGCCGTTTTTCCCTGGGAAGATATGATTTATTGATTGTTTCTCCCACCACTTCCAACACCATTGCCAAACTGGTGCACGGAATCGC